One Camelina sativa cultivar DH55 chromosome 3, Cs, whole genome shotgun sequence genomic window carries:
- the LOC104778269 gene encoding tubby-like F-box protein 7, giving the protein MPLSRSLLSRRISNSFRDHQGETTTPEPDSILLPSASNMAAGSSSWSAMLPELLGEIIRRVEESEDRWPQRRDVVTCACVSKKWREITQDFARSPLNSGKITFPSCLKLPGPREFSNQCLIKRNKKTSTFYLYLALTPSFTDKGKFLLAARRFRTGAYTEYIISLDADDFSQGSNAYVGKLRSDFLGTNFTVYDSQPPHNGAKPSNGKASRRFASKQISPQVPAGNFEVGHVSYKFNLLKSRGPRRMVSTLRCPSSSSSSSSSAGLCFDQNPCDVTKIMKKPNKDGSSFTILKNKAPRWHEHLQCWCLNFHGRVTVASVKNFQLVATVDQSQPSGKGDEETVLLQFGKVGDDTFTMDYRQPLSAFQAFAICLTSFGTKLACE; this is encoded by the exons atGCCTTTGTCACGGTCCCTCCTCTCGCGGAGGATCTCGAACTCGTTTAGGGATCATCAGGGAGAGACGACGACACCGGAACCCGATTCGATTCTGCTTCCGTCGGCATCGAACATGGCCGCTGGATCGTCGTCGTGGTCGGCGATGCTCCCTGAGTTGTTAGGCGAGATCATTCGTCGCGTGGAGGAGAGTGAGGACCGTTGGCCACAACGCCGTGATGTAGTGACTTGCGCCTGCGTTTCGAAGAAATGGAGAGAGATCACTCAGGATTTCGCTAGATCGCCTCTCAACTCCGGCAAAATCACTTTCCCTTCTTGCCTCAAATTG CCAGGTCCTCGAGAGTTTTCGAATCAGTGCTTGATAAAGAGGAACAAGAAGACATCGACTTTCTACTTGTATCTTGCTCTTACTCCAT CATTCACTGATAAAGGAAAGTTTCTTCTGGCGGCACGGAGGTTCAGGACCGGTGCTTATACTGAGTACATCATATCACTTGATGCTGATGATTTCTCTCAAGGAAGTAATGCATACGTTGGAAAATTAAG ATCAGATTTTCTTGGGACCAACTTTACAGTATACGATAGCCAACCGCCACATAACGGAGCGAAGCCTTCAAACGGCAAAGCCAGTCGCAGATTTGCATCGAAGCAGATAAGCCCTCAAGTTCCAGCAGGCAACTTTGAAGTCGGTCATGTTTCTTATAAATTCAACCTCTTGAAATCAAGAGGTCCAAGAAGAATGGTAAGCACACTCCGATGCCCatcctcctcatcctcttcGTCATCATCCGCTGGACTCTGTTTCGACCAGAATCCATGTGATGTaaccaaaataatgaaaaaaccCAACAAGGATGGTTCCAGCTTCACAATACTAAAGAACAAAGCTCCGAGATGGCACGAGCACTTGCAATGCTGGTGTCTCAATTTCCATGGACGAGTAACTGTTGCGTCTGTCAAGAACTTTCAGTTGGTTGCGACCGTGGACCAAAGTCAACCGAGCGGTAAAGGCGATGAAGAAACAGTTCTTCTACAGTTTGGCAAAGTGGGAGATGACACTTTCACAATGGATTATAGGCAGCCTCTTTCTGCATTTCAGGCTTTTGCTATCTGTCTCACAAGTTTCGGCACTAAACTTGCCTGCGAGTGA
- the LOC104778270 gene encoding putative pentatricopeptide repeat-containing protein At1g53330 gives MSTVKSVSSSFRLASLLRRENDPSAAVKLFRNPDPESANPKRPFRYSLLCYDLIITKLGGSKMFDELDQVLLQLKTDTRIVPTEIIFCNVINFFGRGRLPSRALHVFDEMPQYRCQRTVKSVNSLLSALLKCGEFEKMRKLLLGIDEFGKPDACTYNILINGCSQSGCFDDALKLFDEMVKKKVKPTGVTFGTMIHGLCKNSRVKEALKMKQDMLKVYGVRPTVHIYASLIKAVCQIGELSFAFKLKDEAYEGKVKVDSAIYSTLISSLIKAGRSSEVSRILDEMSEKGCKPDTVTYNVLIHGFCVENDFESAYRVLDDMVDKGLKPDVISYNMILGVLFRIRKWEEATYLFEDMPRRGCSPDTLSYRIVFDGLCESLQFQEAAVILDEMLSKGYKPRRDRLESFLQKLCEIGKLEILSKVISSLHNGDAAEDANVWSVMIPTMCKEPARSGSIDLLLNAITEDGPLSAMLQC, from the coding sequence ATGTCCACCGTGAAATCtgtctcttcttcctttaggCTCGCGTCTCTCCTCCGCCGTGAGAATGATCCTTCCGCCGCAGTTAAGCTTTTCCGAAACCCTGATCCTGAATCAGCCAACCCAAAAAGACCGTTTAGATACTCGCTTCTTTGCTACGATCTCATCATCACGAAACTCGGCGGCTCCAAGATGTTTGACGAGCTAGATCAGGTGCTTCTCCAGCTCAAAACCGATACTCGGATCGTTCCCACGGAGATTATATTCTGCAACGTGATTAATTTCTTCGGTCGTGGAAGGTTGCCTAGTCGTGCGCTCCacgtgttcgacgaaatgcctcaATACCGTTGCCAACGCACTGTGAAATCAGTGAATTCTCTGTTAAGTGCGCTTTTGAAGTGCGGGGAGTTTGAAAAAATGAGGAAGCTTCTTTTGGGTATTGATGAGTTTGGTAAGCCTGACGCTTGTACTTACAATATACTGATCAATGGATGTTCTCAGAGCGGGTGTTTCGATGATGCCTTGAAGCTATTCGAtgaaatggttaaaaaaaaggtGAAGCCCACTGGGGTAACCTTTGGGACGATGATTCACGGGCTGTGCAAGAATTCGAGGGTGAAGGAAGCATTGAAGATGAAGCAAGATATGTTGAAAGTGTATGGAGTACGTCCCACTGTTCACATTTATGCGTCGTTGATCAAAGCGGTTTGTCAAATTGGTGAATTGAGTTTTGCGTTTAAGCTTAAGGATGAGGCGTACGAAGGAAAGGTTAAAGTAGACTCAGCTATTTACTCTACCTTGATTAGCTCGCTTATAAAAGCTGGCAGGTCGAGTGAGGTGTCGAGGATCTTGGATGAAATGAGTGAGAAAGGATGCAAACCCGACACAGTGACTTACAATGTCCTGATTCACGGGTTCTGTGTTGAGAACGATTTTGAATCAGCTTATAGAGTTTTGGATGATATGGTAGATAAAGGCTTGAAGCCAGATGTTATAAGCTATAACATGATACTTGGTGTCTTGTTCAGAATCCGAAAATGGGAAGAAGCAACTTACTTGTTTGAAGATATGCCCAGAAGAGGTTGCAGCCCTGATACCTTATCTTACAGAATAGTTTTTGATGGTCTTTGCGAGAGTTTACAATTCCAAGAAGCAGCTGTTATCTTGGACGAAATGCTTTCCAAAGGTTACAAGCCTCGCAGGGATAGGCTAGAAAGTTTTCTGCAAAAGCTTTGTGAGATTGGAAAGTTGGAGATTCTGAGTAAAGTTATAAGTAGCTTGCATAACGGGGATGCTGCTGAGGATGCAAATGTATGGTCGGTTATGATACCTACAATGTGCAAAGAACCTGCGAGATCGGGTTCGATTGATTTGTTATTGAATGCAATAACGGAAGACGGTCCTTTATCAGCAATGCTGCAGTGCTAG
- the LOC104778273 gene encoding uncharacterized protein LOC104778273 isoform X2 — MNLGVKMMQKKMAVLYHYPCHDGVFAALAAHLYFSANSIPSLFFPNTVYSPITISQLPLEEISHLYLLDFTGPPGFVQQLSPQVENVVILDHHKTAIESLGDDASSTCKNLTCVLDIERSGATIAFDYFTQKLIDECRGSCCKEMNDFKRMRRVFEYIEDADIWKWELPESKAFNSGILDLKIEYDFNINQSLFQQLLSLDHETVINRGKQSLSKKRKLIHEALEQSYEIVLGGGCDEEFGRCLAVNADDEIAELRSELGNQLAEKSKNLKFRGIGAVVYRVPELGDEKKLKISLRSVVEEDTTPVSQRFGGGGHKNASSFLLSSMEFEHWKPAGLMGTTPS; from the exons ATGAATCTTGGAGTGAAGATGATGCAGAAGAAGATGGCTGTTCTCTACCATTATCCTTGCCACGACGGTGTTTTCGCAGCTTTAGCCGCTCATCTCTACTTCTCAGCAAACTCAATCCCTTCACTGTTCTTCCCCAACACAGTCTACTCTCCGATCACAATCAGCCAACTTCCACTTGAAGAAATCAGTCATCTCTATCTTCTTGATTTCACTGGACCTCCTGGTTTCGTTCAACAACTCTCTCCTCAAGTCGAAAATGTCGTGATCCTCGATCACCATAAAACCGCTATCGAGAGCTTAGGTGATGATGCCTCTTCCACTTGCAAGAACCTTACTTGTGTTTTGGATATAGAGAGAAGCGGTGCCACCATTGCGTTCGACTATTTTACTCAGAAGCTGATTGATGAATGCAGAGGAAGTTGTTGCAAGGAGATGAATGATTTCAAGAGGATGAGACGTGTGTTCGAGTATATCGAAGACGCTGATATATGGAAGTGGGAGCTACCAGAGAGCAAAGCATTCAACAGTGGGATCTTGGACTTGAAGATCGAGTACGACTTCAATATTAACCAGTCGTTGTTTCAGCAGCTACTCTCGTTGGATCATGAAACTGTGATTAACAGAGGAAAACAGAGTTTGTCTAAGAAACGTAAACTGATTCACGAGGCGTTGGAGCAGTCATATGAGATTGTTCTTGGAGGAGGTTGTGATGAAGAGTTTGGACGGTGTTTAGCTGTGAATGCAGATGATGAGATTGCTGAGCTTAGAAGCGAATTAGGGAATCAATTGGCTGAGAAGAGCAAGAATCTGAAGTTTCGAGGTATTGGAGCTGTTGTTTACAGAGTTCCTGAGCTTGGAGAtgagaagaaactgaaaattAGTTTGAGGAGTGTTGTAGAAGAAGACACAACTCCGGTTTCTCAGAGATTCGGAGGTGGTGGTCATAAGAACGCAAGCTCCTTCTTGTTAAGCTCCATGGAGTTCGAGCATTGGAAG CCTGCAGGACTCATGGGAACAACACCAAGTTGA
- the LOC104778273 gene encoding uncharacterized protein LOC104778273 isoform X1, translating to MNLGVKMMQKKMAVLYHYPCHDGVFAALAAHLYFSANSIPSLFFPNTVYSPITISQLPLEEISHLYLLDFTGPPGFVQQLSPQVENVVILDHHKTAIESLGDDASSTCKNLTCVLDIERSGATIAFDYFTQKLIDECRGSCCKEMNDFKRMRRVFEYIEDADIWKWELPESKAFNSGILDLKIEYDFNINQSLFQQLLSLDHETVINRGKQSLSKKRKLIHEALEQSYEIVLGGGCDEEFGRCLAVNADDEIAELRSELGNQLAEKSKNLKFRGIGAVVYRVPELGDEKKLKISLRSVVEEDTTPVSQRFGGGGHKNASSFLLSSMEFEHWKVNRNSSNNRLSLEML from the coding sequence ATGAATCTTGGAGTGAAGATGATGCAGAAGAAGATGGCTGTTCTCTACCATTATCCTTGCCACGACGGTGTTTTCGCAGCTTTAGCCGCTCATCTCTACTTCTCAGCAAACTCAATCCCTTCACTGTTCTTCCCCAACACAGTCTACTCTCCGATCACAATCAGCCAACTTCCACTTGAAGAAATCAGTCATCTCTATCTTCTTGATTTCACTGGACCTCCTGGTTTCGTTCAACAACTCTCTCCTCAAGTCGAAAATGTCGTGATCCTCGATCACCATAAAACCGCTATCGAGAGCTTAGGTGATGATGCCTCTTCCACTTGCAAGAACCTTACTTGTGTTTTGGATATAGAGAGAAGCGGTGCCACCATTGCGTTCGACTATTTTACTCAGAAGCTGATTGATGAATGCAGAGGAAGTTGTTGCAAGGAGATGAATGATTTCAAGAGGATGAGACGTGTGTTCGAGTATATCGAAGACGCTGATATATGGAAGTGGGAGCTACCAGAGAGCAAAGCATTCAACAGTGGGATCTTGGACTTGAAGATCGAGTACGACTTCAATATTAACCAGTCGTTGTTTCAGCAGCTACTCTCGTTGGATCATGAAACTGTGATTAACAGAGGAAAACAGAGTTTGTCTAAGAAACGTAAACTGATTCACGAGGCGTTGGAGCAGTCATATGAGATTGTTCTTGGAGGAGGTTGTGATGAAGAGTTTGGACGGTGTTTAGCTGTGAATGCAGATGATGAGATTGCTGAGCTTAGAAGCGAATTAGGGAATCAATTGGCTGAGAAGAGCAAGAATCTGAAGTTTCGAGGTATTGGAGCTGTTGTTTACAGAGTTCCTGAGCTTGGAGAtgagaagaaactgaaaattAGTTTGAGGAGTGTTGTAGAAGAAGACACAACTCCGGTTTCTCAGAGATTCGGAGGTGGTGGTCATAAGAACGCAAGCTCCTTCTTGTTAAGCTCCATGGAGTTCGAGCATTGGAAGGTGAATAGAAACTCTTCCAATAATAGATTAAGCTTAGAGATGTTGTAG